In the Magnolia sinica isolate HGM2019 chromosome 15, MsV1, whole genome shotgun sequence genome, one interval contains:
- the LOC131227700 gene encoding protein RGF1 INDUCIBLE TRANSCRIPTION FACTOR 1, with amino-acid sequence MVRYDVEKKNPEWLKILLQSKFSGSCFDHRDLRKNEKKVFCVDCNRRICQHCLASSHHHRHRILKIRKYVYNDVINLHDLQKLLDCSKVQPYTVNGAKAVFLNPRPQSSRPLVNPNGGSLCKVCERNLTEPNLYCSIACKVADMAEDAKDRSQPFLLCRDSFLLPDFCNLSAGDDQDPDMKARDSSESPNSPSSGNSSESTRSSSETSSWFGLVLKPRGKSHKRKGIPRRSPVC; translated from the exons ATG GTCAGGTACGACGTTGAGAAGAAGAATCCGGAATGGCTGAAGATTCTTCTCCAGAGCAAGTTCTCCGGATCTTGCTTCGATCATCGGGACCTCCGCAAGAATGAGAAGAAAGTGTTCTGCGTCGATTGCAACCGTCGGATCTGCCAGCACTGCTTGGCTTCTTCTCATCATCACCGCCACAGGATTCTGAAGATCCGGAAATACGTCTACAACGATGTCATCAATCTCCACGACTTGCAGAAGCTTCTTGATTGTTCCAAAGTTCAG CCATACACCGTCAATGGAGCGAAAGCCGTGTTTTTGAATCCCCGTCCGCAGTCATCACGGCCGTTGGTTAACCCGAACGGTGGATCTTTGTGCAAGGTCTGCGAGAGGAACCTTACTGAGCCGAATCTCTACTGCTCAATCGCATGCAAG GTTGCAGATATGGCGGAGGATGCGAAGGATCGATCTCAACCGTTCTTGCTGTGCAGGGATTCTTTCCTCCTTCCAGATTTTTGCAATCTGTCTGCCGGTGATGATCAAGATCCTGATATGAAAGCTCGAGACTCGTCTGAATCACCCAACTCGCCATCGTCCGGTAACTCGTCCGAGTCGACCCGGTCTAGTAGCGAAACCAGTTCCTGGTTTGGCCTCGTGTTGAAGCCGAGAGGGAAATCGCACAAGAGGAAAGGTATTCCTCGCCGATCTCCCGTCTGTTGA